The following proteins come from a genomic window of Amphiura filiformis chromosome 16, Afil_fr2py, whole genome shotgun sequence:
- the LOC140135847 gene encoding protein LSM14 homolog B-like isoform X2, with protein sequence MSSGTPYIGSKISLISKAGIRYEGYLYTINTDESTVTLSQVRSFGTEERHSDHPVAPRDEVYNYIIFRGSDISDLCVNEPPKTQQPPSGLAHDPAILQHSTAASTSVPSGYPPTTFSNVQPPPAPFAPFGNVPPYQQQYPPMGGMIPHHFHGHGHPASAIRDLGRQTPPARRSPTMEQGVQASSRPHHRKKPIKVEPDRTVADTNSSTRGRPKDPYNVSPGSEKTTPSKEERPPSRESHQDNRERESKQDRDSRQDRESKQDRSSQGAKDRQGSAPNHNYQHRRGRGRGRGPQGREVPKDDFDFQVANDGFDKDALEEEFQSKLKIVNGDEKKAEEVESGDENQTNETIEEDPTFYAPEKSFFDSISCEALDRGSRPNWKEERKLNVETFGFMYSRGRGRGRGGYRGYRGGGGYRGNYRGGYRGGYNRDQNQDYNRGGNRGGNNRNYRGNRGGWKNPNWRENRDQGDNRNKNEDNRRTETAAES encoded by the exons ATGAGTTCGGGAACTCCGTATATTGGGAGTAAAATTAGCCTAATTTCGAAGGCTGGTATCAGATATGAGGGTTATTTATACACAATTAACACCGACGAGTCGACGGTAACATTGTCGCAAG TGAGATCTTTTGGAACTGAAGAAAGGCATTCAGATCACCCTGTAGCTCCTCGAGATGAAGTTTATAATTACATCATTTTCCGTGGCAGCGACATCAGTGACCTGTGTGTAAATGAGCCACCCAAAACACAGCAGCCACCGAGTGGCCTGGCCCATGATCCAGCTATCCTTCAG CACTCGACAGCAGCTTCAACATCTGTCCCGAGTGGTTATCCGCCCACAACCTTCAGCAATGTACAACCACCGCCTGCACCCTTTGCCCCATTTGGTAATGTGCCACCGTATCAGCAGCAGTATCCGCCTATGGGTGGGATGATACCTCATCATTTCCATGGACATGGTCATCCAGCATCAGCTATACGGG ATCTGGGCAGACAGACACCCCCTGCTAGACGGTCCCCTACCATGGAGCAAGGAGTACAAGCCTCGAGTCGACCACACCACAGAAAGAAACCAATAAAAGTGGAACCAGATCGGACAGTGGCGGATACCAACAGCAGCACCAGAGGCCGACCAAAGGACCCATACAACGTCAGCCCCGGGTCAGAGAAGACGACGCCGAGTAAGGAGGAGAGACCTCCCAGCAGAGAGTCGCATCAGGATAATAGGGAGAGGGAGTCGAAACAGGATAGGGATTCGAGACAAGATAGGGAGTCGAAACAGGATAGGTCTTCACAAGGTGCTAAAGATAGACAGG GCTCTGCTCCTAATCACAATTATCAGCACAGGAGAGGTAGAGGTCGTGGCAGAGGACCACAGGGAAGAGAGGTGCCCAAAGATGACTTTGATTTCCAGGTTGCCAACGATGGATTTGACAAGGACGCCTTGGAGGAAGAGTTCCAAAGCAAACTGAAAATAG TAAATGGCGATGAGAAGAAAGCTGAGGAAGTTGAGTCTGGTGATGAAAACCAGACCAACGAAACTATCGAAGAGGATCCCACCTTCTACGCTCCAGAAAAGTCATTCTTTGATTCCATCTCATGTGAAGCTCTTGACCGTGG ATCAAGGCCCAACTGGAAAGAAGAGCGTAAGTTGAATGTGGAGACCTTTGGATTCATGTACTCTCGGGGTCGTGGACGTGGTAGAGGTGGATACCGTGGCTACCGTGGTGGCGGCGGATACCGTGGCAACTACCGGGGTGGATACCGTGGTGGATACAACAGAGATCAGAACCAAGATTACAACCGTGGTGGAAATCGCGGCGGTAATAACCGTAATTACCGAGGCAATCGTGGTGGATGGAAGAACCCCAACTGGAGAGAAAACAGGGATCAAGGAGATAACCGTAACAAAAACGAG GACAACAGACGAACAGAGACAGCTGCTGAATCATAA
- the LOC140135847 gene encoding protein LSM14 homolog B-like isoform X1: MSSGTPYIGSKISLISKAGIRYEGYLYTINTDESTVTLSQVRSFGTEERHSDHPVAPRDEVYNYIIFRGSDISDLCVNEPPKTQQPPSGLAHDPAILQHSTAASTSVPSGYPPTTFSNVQPPPAPFAPFGNVPPYQQQYPPMGGMIPHHFHGHGHPASAIRDLGRQTPPARRSPTMEQGVQASSRPHHRKKPIKVEPDRTVADTNSSTRGRPKDPYNVSPGSEKTTPSKEERPPSRESHQDNRERESKQDRDSRQDRESKQDRSSQGAKDRQGSAPNHNYQHRRGRGRGRGPQGREVPKDDFDFQVANDGFDKDALEEEFQSKLKIGRTEDSDQNQVNGDEKKAEEVESGDENQTNETIEEDPTFYAPEKSFFDSISCEALDRGSRPNWKEERKLNVETFGFMYSRGRGRGRGGYRGYRGGGGYRGNYRGGYRGGYNRDQNQDYNRGGNRGGNNRNYRGNRGGWKNPNWRENRDQGDNRNKNEDNRRTETAAES; the protein is encoded by the exons ATGAGTTCGGGAACTCCGTATATTGGGAGTAAAATTAGCCTAATTTCGAAGGCTGGTATCAGATATGAGGGTTATTTATACACAATTAACACCGACGAGTCGACGGTAACATTGTCGCAAG TGAGATCTTTTGGAACTGAAGAAAGGCATTCAGATCACCCTGTAGCTCCTCGAGATGAAGTTTATAATTACATCATTTTCCGTGGCAGCGACATCAGTGACCTGTGTGTAAATGAGCCACCCAAAACACAGCAGCCACCGAGTGGCCTGGCCCATGATCCAGCTATCCTTCAG CACTCGACAGCAGCTTCAACATCTGTCCCGAGTGGTTATCCGCCCACAACCTTCAGCAATGTACAACCACCGCCTGCACCCTTTGCCCCATTTGGTAATGTGCCACCGTATCAGCAGCAGTATCCGCCTATGGGTGGGATGATACCTCATCATTTCCATGGACATGGTCATCCAGCATCAGCTATACGGG ATCTGGGCAGACAGACACCCCCTGCTAGACGGTCCCCTACCATGGAGCAAGGAGTACAAGCCTCGAGTCGACCACACCACAGAAAGAAACCAATAAAAGTGGAACCAGATCGGACAGTGGCGGATACCAACAGCAGCACCAGAGGCCGACCAAAGGACCCATACAACGTCAGCCCCGGGTCAGAGAAGACGACGCCGAGTAAGGAGGAGAGACCTCCCAGCAGAGAGTCGCATCAGGATAATAGGGAGAGGGAGTCGAAACAGGATAGGGATTCGAGACAAGATAGGGAGTCGAAACAGGATAGGTCTTCACAAGGTGCTAAAGATAGACAGG GCTCTGCTCCTAATCACAATTATCAGCACAGGAGAGGTAGAGGTCGTGGCAGAGGACCACAGGGAAGAGAGGTGCCCAAAGATGACTTTGATTTCCAGGTTGCCAACGATGGATTTGACAAGGACGCCTTGGAGGAAGAGTTCCAAAGCAAACTGAAAATAGGTAGGACGGAAGACAGTGACCAAAACCAGG TAAATGGCGATGAGAAGAAAGCTGAGGAAGTTGAGTCTGGTGATGAAAACCAGACCAACGAAACTATCGAAGAGGATCCCACCTTCTACGCTCCAGAAAAGTCATTCTTTGATTCCATCTCATGTGAAGCTCTTGACCGTGG ATCAAGGCCCAACTGGAAAGAAGAGCGTAAGTTGAATGTGGAGACCTTTGGATTCATGTACTCTCGGGGTCGTGGACGTGGTAGAGGTGGATACCGTGGCTACCGTGGTGGCGGCGGATACCGTGGCAACTACCGGGGTGGATACCGTGGTGGATACAACAGAGATCAGAACCAAGATTACAACCGTGGTGGAAATCGCGGCGGTAATAACCGTAATTACCGAGGCAATCGTGGTGGATGGAAGAACCCCAACTGGAGAGAAAACAGGGATCAAGGAGATAACCGTAACAAAAACGAG GACAACAGACGAACAGAGACAGCTGCTGAATCATAA
- the LOC140135839 gene encoding uncharacterized protein, with translation MAGTTSIEDILSSEVDENALSALIGSLESKVASQSAGASAGQSQESSSNSNHVSETPITSANASEKQPVQKSVDNNTTHGHHRNTRSNSASSTAAGNGKKSNSGVKQGASNTPSNSHVNKESGGATVVIKDNKINTKSNANVNNTSNSNSKTNSTPTSCVRIITLPTSSGGQILATTGGKNTTLTVGNSRTQQQTSSGPVKSRNGSRVTGVAVPTTTLQPVPTVTPSGGGGVKMTVRNSWQNNNKKL, from the coding sequence ATGGCGGGCACAACCTCCATAGAAGATATTCTCTCTTCAGAGGTCGATGAAAACGCTCTTTCTGCTTTGATTGGATCACTTGAGTCCAAAGTAGCTTCCCAGTCTGCCGGTGCATCTGCTGGACAATCTCAAGAAAGCTCTTCAAACAGTAATCACGTGTCCGAAACGCCGATTACTTCGGCGAATGCAAGTGAGAAACAACCCGTGCAAAAGAGTGTGGACAACAACACTACACACGGGCACCATAGGAATACTAGGTCGAATAGTGCCAGCAGTACAGCAGCAGGGAACGGTAAAAAATCAAACTCTGGTGTAAAACAAGGTGCAAGTAACACACCATCAAACTCACATGTTAATAAAGAATCAGGAGGTGCAACAGTTGTGATCAAAGACAATAAAATTAATACCAAATCAAATGCTAACGTGAACAATACTAGCAATTCGAATAGCAAAACAAATTCAACTCCCACGTCGTGTGTGCGTATCATTACTTTACCAACAAGTTCCGGAGGCCAGATTTTGGCCACCACCGGAGGAAAGAACACAACATTAACTGTTGGTAATTCAAGAACACAACAACAAACAAGTTCTGGGCCAGTAAAAAGTCGTAACGGCTCAAGGGTTACAGGCGTGGCGGTTCCGACCACCACGCTCCAACCCGTGCCAACCGTAACGCCATCGGGAGGCGGTGGTGTTAAAATGACCGTAAGGAACAGTTggcaaaacaacaacaagaagTTGTAA